In one Nocardia tengchongensis genomic region, the following are encoded:
- a CDS encoding serine/threonine-protein kinase — protein sequence MPGAGNLGHYRLVELLGRGGMGQVWLAEDTRLEREVALKLLPAELAEDEDYRRRFEREARLAARLRGPHVVPIHAFGELDGRLYIDMELIEGSDLGKTLREEGSLPPARAVDLVSQVAAALDIAHQAGLVHRDVKPSNVITLPSGFAYLIDFGIARAVGQATITGTGVAVGTWAYMAPERYSGTEDLRSDVYSLACLLYETLTGAKPFAHADPVQQMAAHVTSEPPRASDRNSLVPAALDAVIIRGMAKDPDRRHPSAGALAAAARAAMEAAPAVRPGPPRRSDPTTKWDDGDRFPSHGSMPGAQYSPYTPPPSRFGAGTTPPPNRMGMGATPAPTGPGAGATPSPTGMSAGATPLPGGMAGATPQPGGKASVTPLPGGMASAIPQPGGRASATPPLGSMAAGAAPPPGGMSAGMPNQPGGMGFVSQYAPGYAAMAAKPVRRRGIRPWQPVWWAVLGLCLLFFAIMSAGVLAVTFAEGFGDVGTTVIAYVIFVGPLLALIWVTVLEVRRFRARGR from the coding sequence GTGCCGGGGGCAGGCAATCTCGGCCACTATCGGCTCGTCGAGCTACTCGGGCGGGGCGGTATGGGTCAAGTCTGGCTCGCCGAGGACACCCGCCTCGAGCGGGAAGTGGCCCTGAAACTGCTACCGGCCGAACTCGCCGAGGACGAGGACTACCGGCGGCGATTCGAACGCGAGGCCCGGCTGGCCGCCCGGCTGCGCGGACCGCACGTGGTGCCCATCCACGCCTTCGGTGAACTCGACGGCCGCCTCTACATCGACATGGAGCTGATCGAAGGCTCCGACCTGGGAAAGACACTGCGCGAGGAAGGTTCGCTGCCGCCCGCGCGGGCCGTCGACCTGGTCTCCCAGGTCGCCGCGGCCCTCGACATCGCGCACCAGGCCGGACTGGTGCACCGGGACGTGAAGCCCTCCAACGTCATCACCCTGCCCAGCGGATTCGCCTACCTCATCGACTTCGGCATCGCCCGCGCCGTCGGCCAGGCCACCATCACCGGCACCGGTGTGGCCGTGGGCACCTGGGCCTACATGGCGCCCGAACGCTACTCCGGCACCGAGGACCTACGCTCGGACGTCTACTCGCTGGCCTGCTTGCTGTACGAAACCCTCACCGGCGCGAAACCTTTCGCCCACGCCGACCCGGTCCAGCAGATGGCCGCGCACGTAACGTCCGAACCACCCCGGGCCAGCGACCGCAACTCCCTGGTCCCCGCCGCCCTCGACGCCGTCATCATCCGCGGCATGGCCAAGGACCCGGACCGGCGCCACCCCAGCGCAGGCGCCCTGGCCGCCGCCGCCCGCGCCGCCATGGAAGCCGCGCCCGCCGTGCGCCCGGGCCCGCCCCGCCGATCCGACCCGACCACGAAATGGGATGACGGAGACCGCTTCCCGAGCCACGGTTCGATGCCCGGCGCGCAGTATTCGCCCTACACCCCGCCACCGAGCCGGTTCGGCGCAGGCACGACACCGCCGCCGAACCGAATGGGTATGGGCGCGACACCTGCGCCGACGGGCCCGGGTGCGGGAGCGACACCGTCGCCGACCGGAATGTCGGCCGGCGCTACTCCACTACCCGGTGGAATGGCGGGCGCTACTCCGCAACCCGGCGGAAAAGCGAGCGTCACTCCACTACCTGGTGGAATGGCGAGCGCTATCCCACAACCTGGCGGAAGGGCGAGTGCCACTCCGCCGCTCGGCAGCATGGCAGCGGGTGCGGCACCGCCACCCGGCGGCATGTCCGCGGGTATGCCGAATCAGCCGGGCGGCATGGGTTTCGTGTCGCAGTACGCGCCGGGATACGCCGCAATGGCCGCGAAGCCGGTGCGGCGGCGCGGGATTCGGCCGTGGCAGCCCGTGTGGTGGGCGGTGCTGGGGCTGTGCTTGCTGTTCTTCGCGATCATGAGCGCCGGCGTGCTGGCGGTGACCTTCGCCGAGGGGTTCGGGGACGTGGGCACGACGGTAATCGCCTACGTGATCTTCGTCGGGCCGCTGCTGGCGTTGATCTGGGTCACGGTGCTGGAAGTCCGCAGGTTCCGCGCCCGCGGGCGGTAG
- a CDS encoding acyl-CoA synthetase yields MTFGLIKSVGERAYLEAESARLAVGAGLARVESPVALVVAATAMLRYGTLAAGLRLSAARFGGRTAVIDELGELTFAELEDRSNRLANAWRERGLKPREGVAVLARNHRGLLDAIFAAAKCGARIILLNTDFAAPQIRDVASREGTDLLVYDDEYADLLGEVRPKRGSYRAWTEQPREDSLEFLIATGSPDAPPAPGAEPKIILLTSGTTGTPKGAPRAEPKSLLSLGGLLSKVPFRVNEVTECCAPMFHTLGFACAVLTLGFGSTLVIRRRFDPQAAIDSIARHRATTVIAVPVMLARMMDLGGQALAGRDLSALRIVFVAGSQLGAQLCTEVTAAFGPVVYNLYGSTEVAYATIATPADLAEEPGCVGKPVLGARVEILDDQGRTVPNGATGRIFVGNSIQFEGYTGGGTKEFVRGLMSSGDVGHFDSAGRLFIDGRDDDMIVSGGENVFPAEVEELLYTHPAVREAAVIGVADEQFGARLKAFVVVHDGQSCTETQVKEFVKDNLARYKVPREVVFLNELPRNPTGKVLKRKLQEV; encoded by the coding sequence ATGACATTCGGGCTGATCAAATCGGTGGGGGAGCGGGCCTACCTGGAGGCGGAGTCGGCTCGGCTGGCCGTGGGGGCCGGGCTCGCGCGGGTGGAATCGCCGGTGGCGCTGGTGGTGGCGGCCACCGCGATGCTGCGGTACGGGACGCTGGCGGCCGGGCTGCGGTTGTCGGCCGCGCGATTCGGCGGCCGCACCGCGGTGATCGACGAGTTGGGGGAATTGACCTTCGCCGAGCTCGAGGACCGCTCGAATCGGCTGGCCAACGCGTGGCGCGAACGCGGGCTGAAGCCCCGGGAGGGCGTGGCCGTGCTGGCCCGCAATCATCGCGGCCTGCTCGACGCCATCTTCGCCGCCGCCAAGTGCGGGGCCCGGATCATCCTGCTCAACACCGATTTCGCGGCGCCGCAGATCCGCGACGTCGCGTCCCGGGAAGGCACCGACCTGCTCGTCTACGACGACGAGTACGCCGACCTGCTCGGCGAGGTGCGCCCCAAGCGCGGCAGCTACCGGGCCTGGACCGAGCAGCCGCGCGAGGACAGCCTCGAATTCCTCATCGCCACCGGCTCACCCGACGCGCCGCCCGCGCCCGGCGCCGAACCCAAGATCATCCTGCTGACCAGCGGCACCACCGGCACCCCGAAGGGCGCGCCGCGCGCGGAACCGAAATCGCTGCTCTCGCTGGGCGGTCTGCTGTCGAAGGTCCCGTTTCGGGTGAACGAGGTGACCGAATGCTGCGCCCCCATGTTCCACACCCTCGGATTCGCCTGCGCCGTATTGACCCTCGGCTTCGGCTCCACCCTGGTGATCCGCCGCCGCTTCGACCCGCAGGCCGCCATCGACTCGATCGCCCGGCATCGGGCCACCACCGTCATCGCGGTGCCGGTCATGCTCGCCCGCATGATGGACCTGGGCGGGCAGGCGCTGGCCGGGCGGGACCTGTCCGCACTGCGCATCGTGTTCGTCGCCGGATCCCAGCTCGGCGCGCAACTCTGCACCGAGGTGACCGCCGCCTTCGGGCCGGTCGTCTACAACCTGTACGGGTCGACCGAGGTCGCCTACGCCACCATCGCCACCCCCGCCGATCTCGCCGAAGAGCCAGGCTGCGTGGGCAAACCGGTCCTCGGGGCGCGAGTCGAGATCCTCGACGACCAGGGACGGACGGTGCCCAACGGCGCGACCGGACGCATCTTCGTCGGCAACAGCATCCAGTTCGAGGGCTACACCGGCGGCGGCACCAAGGAATTCGTCCGCGGCCTGATGTCCTCCGGCGACGTCGGCCACTTCGACAGCGCAGGACGGCTTTTCATCGACGGACGCGACGACGACATGATCGTCTCCGGCGGCGAGAACGTCTTCCCCGCCGAGGTCGAGGAACTGCTGTACACGCATCCGGCAGTCCGGGAAGCGGCCGTCATCGGCGTCGCCGACGAGCAGTTCGGCGCGCGCCTCAAAGCTTTCGTCGTCGTCCACGACGGGCAATCCTGCACCGAGACGCAGGTCAAGGAATTCGTGAAGGACAACCTGGCGCGCTACAAGGTGCCGCGCGAGGTGGTCTTCCTGAACGAACTGCCCCGCAACCCCACCGGCAAGGTGCTCAAGCGCAAACTCCAGGAGGTCTGA
- a CDS encoding long-chain fatty acid--CoA ligase produces the protein MLSTMQDEQLSLATLLRYASTFQGDSHVSTWTGDGLRTQTYREVGQDAARLANALRDLGIGVGDRVGTFMWNNNEHMVAYIAVPAMGAVLHALNIRLFPEQLVFVANHAEDQVVIVDGSLLPMFAQYLPNLKTVRHVIVANGDAAALQAPEGVTVHSYRELLDAQSDSYDFPVIDERSAAGMCYTSGTTGDPKGVVYSHRSNWLHAMQVISPNGMGFDAADTVLAIVPLFHANAWGIPYAAMMSGANVLMPDRFLQPAPLLEMMAAAKPTFAAAVPTIWGGVLAGLQAQPQDISHLRTCVVGGAAVPPSMMQAFQERHGVKLLHAWGMTETSPLGSVAHPPAGAEGDEAWSYRYTQGRFPAGVQARLVADDGSVLPNDGESLGELEVRGPWITGAYYSPSGGEVDPDKFHDGWLRTGDVGKISPNGYLTLVDRSKDVIKSGGEWISSVDLENAVMGHPAVAEAAVIGIPDEKWDERPLVAIVLIDGSAAKPEELRDFIAPKFAKWQLPEHWTFIAEVPKTSVGKFDKKRLRAQHADGSLTVVTLA, from the coding sequence ATGTTGAGCACCATGCAGGACGAGCAGCTGTCACTCGCGACACTGCTGCGCTACGCCTCCACCTTCCAGGGCGACAGTCATGTCTCCACCTGGACCGGGGACGGCTTGCGCACCCAGACCTATCGTGAGGTCGGCCAGGACGCGGCCCGGCTCGCCAATGCCCTGCGTGACCTGGGCATCGGCGTCGGCGACCGAGTCGGCACCTTCATGTGGAACAACAACGAGCACATGGTCGCCTACATCGCGGTGCCCGCGATGGGCGCGGTGCTGCACGCCCTGAACATCCGCCTGTTCCCCGAACAGCTGGTATTCGTGGCCAACCACGCCGAGGACCAGGTCGTGATCGTCGACGGCTCCCTGCTGCCGATGTTCGCCCAGTACCTGCCCAACCTGAAGACGGTCCGCCACGTGATCGTCGCCAATGGCGACGCGGCCGCACTGCAGGCACCCGAGGGCGTCACCGTGCACTCCTACCGCGAGCTGCTCGACGCCCAGTCCGACAGCTACGACTTCCCGGTCATCGACGAGCGTTCCGCGGCCGGCATGTGCTACACCTCCGGCACCACCGGCGACCCCAAGGGCGTCGTCTACTCGCACCGCTCCAACTGGCTGCACGCCATGCAGGTGATCTCGCCCAACGGCATGGGCTTCGACGCCGCCGACACGGTGCTCGCCATCGTGCCGCTGTTCCACGCCAACGCCTGGGGCATCCCGTACGCCGCCATGATGTCGGGCGCGAATGTGCTGATGCCCGACCGCTTCCTGCAGCCCGCCCCGCTGCTGGAGATGATGGCCGCCGCCAAGCCGACCTTCGCCGCCGCCGTCCCCACCATCTGGGGCGGCGTGCTCGCCGGACTGCAGGCGCAACCGCAGGACATCTCGCACCTGCGCACGTGCGTGGTGGGCGGCGCGGCCGTGCCGCCGTCGATGATGCAGGCCTTCCAGGAGCGGCACGGCGTCAAGCTGCTGCACGCCTGGGGCATGACCGAGACCTCCCCGCTGGGTTCGGTCGCGCACCCGCCCGCCGGCGCCGAGGGCGACGAGGCCTGGAGTTACCGCTACACCCAGGGCCGCTTCCCGGCCGGCGTGCAGGCCCGCCTGGTCGCCGACGACGGTTCGGTGCTGCCCAACGACGGGGAATCGCTGGGCGAGTTGGAGGTTCGCGGCCCGTGGATCACCGGCGCCTACTACTCGCCCTCGGGCGGCGAGGTCGACCCCGACAAGTTCCACGACGGCTGGCTGCGCACCGGTGACGTCGGCAAGATCAGCCCCAACGGCTACCTCACCCTGGTCGACCGCTCCAAGGACGTCATCAAGTCCGGCGGCGAATGGATCTCCTCGGTGGACCTGGAGAACGCCGTCATGGGCCACCCGGCCGTCGCCGAGGCCGCCGTCATCGGCATCCCCGACGAGAAGTGGGACGAGCGCCCCCTGGTCGCCATCGTGCTGATCGACGGCTCCGCGGCCAAACCCGAAGAGCTGCGCGACTTCATCGCCCCCAAGTTCGCCAAGTGGCAGCTGCCCGAACACTGGACCTTCATCGCCGAGGTCCCCAAGACCAGTGTCGGGAAATTCGACAAGAAGCGGCTGCGCGCCCAGCACGCCGACGGCTCCCTGACCGTCGTCACGCTGGCCTGA
- a CDS encoding NAD(P)/FAD-dependent oxidoreductase, which produces MQREPSILIIGAGFAGLGMALELQRHGLTNFTILEKAADLGGVWRENTYPGAACDVPSPLYSWSFEPKSDWPRRFSQQRDIHEYMRTVAEKHDLPSKIEFGTEVVDAEFDEAGSLWRVRTADGVTRVADVLIPAVGQLSRPAMPNLPGIDSFTGAAFHSAEWDHSVDLTGKRVACIGTGASAIQYIPAIQPKVEHLTLFQRSAAWVLPKFDVEYTPVHHALFEHVPGARLAERFAIWAFFEVMALALTDIPAIKTPVIAIADRHRDKQVPDAALRAKLTPDYAAGCKRGLFSNEYFPALSQPNVSVETTAIEAVTPNGIRTADGVEHPVDVIVYGTGFKGTEFLAPMNIYGLQGRKLADEWSPEGARAFLGMSVPGFPNLFLMYGPNTNVGSGSIIYMLESQSRYIRQVVEYLSRRPGLALAATPEADESWDAWLQRRLKDTPWNFCSSWYRNASGRITNNWPGATLLYRWKTTKFTPSAYQESHPTGR; this is translated from the coding sequence ATGCAGCGAGAGCCGTCCATTCTGATCATCGGTGCCGGATTCGCCGGACTCGGCATGGCGCTGGAATTGCAGCGCCACGGCCTGACCAACTTCACGATTCTGGAGAAGGCCGCCGACCTGGGCGGGGTGTGGCGGGAGAACACCTATCCGGGTGCGGCCTGCGATGTGCCGTCGCCGCTGTACTCGTGGTCGTTCGAGCCCAAGTCCGATTGGCCGCGCCGGTTCTCGCAGCAGCGCGACATCCACGAGTACATGCGGACGGTCGCCGAGAAGCACGATCTGCCGTCCAAGATCGAATTCGGGACCGAGGTGGTGGACGCCGAGTTCGACGAGGCGGGCAGCCTGTGGCGGGTGCGCACCGCCGACGGCGTCACCCGGGTGGCCGACGTGCTGATCCCCGCGGTCGGTCAGCTGTCCCGTCCCGCCATGCCGAATCTGCCCGGCATCGACTCCTTCACCGGTGCGGCGTTCCACTCCGCCGAATGGGATCATTCGGTGGATCTGACCGGCAAGCGGGTCGCCTGTATCGGCACGGGAGCCAGTGCCATCCAATACATTCCGGCGATTCAGCCGAAGGTCGAGCACCTGACCCTGTTCCAGCGGTCGGCCGCCTGGGTGCTGCCCAAGTTCGACGTCGAGTACACGCCGGTGCATCACGCCCTGTTCGAGCACGTGCCCGGCGCGCGGCTGGCGGAACGCTTCGCCATCTGGGCGTTCTTCGAGGTGATGGCGTTGGCGCTCACCGATATCCCGGCCATCAAGACCCCGGTGATCGCGATCGCGGACCGGCACCGCGACAAGCAGGTGCCCGATGCGGCGTTGCGCGCCAAGCTGACTCCGGATTACGCGGCCGGCTGCAAGCGCGGACTGTTCTCCAACGAGTACTTCCCCGCCTTGTCGCAGCCAAATGTGAGCGTGGAGACCACGGCGATCGAAGCCGTGACCCCCAACGGGATTCGCACCGCGGACGGCGTGGAGCATCCGGTCGACGTCATCGTCTACGGCACCGGTTTCAAGGGCACGGAATTCCTGGCCCCCATGAATATCTATGGCCTGCAGGGCCGCAAGCTGGCCGACGAGTGGTCCCCCGAGGGCGCCCGCGCCTTCCTGGGCATGTCGGTCCCCGGCTTCCCGAACCTGTTCCTCATGTACGGCCCGAACACCAACGTCGGTTCCGGCTCGATCATCTACATGCTCGAGTCCCAGTCCCGCTACATCCGCCAGGTAGTCGAGTACCTGTCCCGCCGCCCCGGCCTGGCCCTGGCCGCCACCCCCGAGGCCGACGAGTCCTGGGACGCCTGGCTCCAGCGCCGCCTGAAGGACACCCCCTGGAACTTCTGCTCCAGCTGGTACCGCAACGCCTCGGGCCGCATCACCAACAACTGGCCCGGCGCCACCCTCCTCTACCGCTGGAAGACAACCAAATTCACCCCCTCCGCCTACCAGGAATCCCACCCCACCGGCCGCTGA
- a CDS encoding AbrB/MazE/SpoVT family DNA-binding domain-containing protein — protein MRLNSKGQVTIPAELRRKYALEEGDEVEVVEVGNTLRIVRREGVQRRGKRLTGHMRGRATTSMSTDELMELFRGE, from the coding sequence ATGCGGCTCAACAGCAAGGGGCAGGTGACCATTCCCGCCGAATTGCGCCGGAAGTACGCGCTGGAGGAAGGGGACGAGGTCGAGGTTGTCGAGGTCGGCAACACGTTGCGGATCGTGCGCCGGGAAGGGGTGCAGCGGCGGGGTAAGCGTCTGACGGGGCATATGCGCGGGCGGGCGACTACGTCGATGAGCACAGATGAGTTGATGGAACTGTTCCGTGGCGAGTAG
- a CDS encoding sigma-70 family RNA polymerase sigma factor — MATAEEFEQVRNDPDPIRRGQRAAELMIIYQQRATELARLRKAAIEEAHRNGLSYTEIADQLGITKGRISQIRSTAPGPERAFFGVGPVAVGIPRRFGFEEGRERPFFDANDEATREAIEGTLTRLSLANSRFAIDPDMSEPPAGDSVIICGPKSAPIGRHLLDADPVLDFERTEEAWGITDSRSGHRHRSPYRLDSSVRTDLGYFSRRREAGRVLVHIAGITSIGSLGVAHWLDRNLNEVFSASSTFISGVVECDFDADFAVTDSRMVAGPYSENP; from the coding sequence GTGGCTACCGCTGAGGAGTTCGAACAGGTCCGGAACGACCCGGACCCCATTCGACGTGGTCAACGAGCCGCCGAGCTCATGATCATCTACCAACAGCGCGCTACCGAACTTGCCCGCCTACGAAAGGCCGCCATCGAGGAAGCCCATCGAAATGGCTTGAGCTACACAGAGATTGCCGATCAACTCGGCATCACCAAAGGGCGCATCAGCCAGATTCGATCTACCGCGCCCGGACCTGAACGCGCCTTCTTCGGGGTTGGCCCCGTGGCCGTGGGAATCCCCCGGCGATTCGGATTCGAGGAGGGACGTGAGCGCCCCTTCTTCGATGCGAACGATGAGGCCACCCGCGAAGCCATCGAGGGCACGCTCACACGGCTTTCGCTGGCCAACAGCCGGTTCGCGATCGATCCGGACATGTCCGAGCCGCCGGCGGGTGACTCGGTGATCATCTGTGGGCCGAAGTCGGCGCCCATCGGACGACATCTGCTCGATGCCGATCCGGTGCTCGACTTCGAGCGCACCGAGGAAGCTTGGGGGATAACCGATTCCCGGAGCGGCCACCGCCACCGCTCTCCGTACCGCCTCGATAGCTCGGTTCGAACCGACCTCGGCTACTTCTCCCGGCGACGAGAGGCGGGCCGGGTACTCGTTCATATCGCAGGCATCACCAGCATTGGCTCGCTGGGCGTGGCGCACTGGCTGGATCGGAATCTCAACGAGGTATTCAGCGCATCTTCGACCTTCATCAGCGGGGTCGTCGAATGCGACTTCGATGCTGACTTCGCCGTCACCGACAGTCGCATGGTCGCCGGTCCGTACTCGGAAAACCCGTGA
- a CDS encoding PP2C family serine/threonine-protein phosphatase, with amino-acid sequence MKVTTAQLPAEADEDRVLVTDHAVIMLDGATAHDPAMPAAREYVDTLGTELHSRIEHPGDLRDILAEAISATADHLRLHAGGAPSSTVALLRVSEDLAEILTLGDSPVVVGRADNDFDIVTDTRLVDLHLPESRQYRSRLASGTGYDETHYGLLRSLQRKQREHRNRDGGYWIAETEPDAAYRAVTASYPVESVPWVVLATDGAASPLAPLKTSWPDIAKMDATGLRQLLERGRHWEAAHDPDGQLQPRSKRHDDMTIAVALP; translated from the coding sequence GTGAAGGTCACCACGGCTCAGCTACCCGCCGAAGCGGACGAAGATCGAGTACTCGTCACCGATCATGCCGTGATCATGCTCGACGGCGCCACCGCCCATGACCCAGCCATGCCGGCAGCTCGCGAATACGTAGACACTCTCGGCACCGAGCTCCACAGTCGAATCGAGCACCCCGGCGATCTACGAGACATCCTCGCCGAGGCCATTTCTGCCACCGCGGATCACCTCCGGTTGCATGCCGGCGGCGCACCATCGAGCACTGTCGCACTGCTCCGCGTCTCCGAGGATCTGGCCGAGATCCTCACTCTCGGTGATTCTCCGGTGGTCGTCGGCCGAGCGGACAACGACTTCGACATCGTGACCGACACCCGCCTCGTCGACCTCCATCTGCCGGAGTCCAGGCAGTACCGAAGCAGGCTTGCATCCGGTACCGGCTACGACGAGACCCACTACGGCCTACTGCGATCACTCCAGCGCAAGCAGCGCGAACACCGAAACCGAGACGGTGGCTACTGGATCGCCGAGACCGAACCCGATGCCGCCTATCGCGCCGTCACCGCGAGCTACCCCGTCGAATCTGTCCCATGGGTCGTGCTTGCTACAGACGGAGCCGCGAGCCCCCTTGCGCCGCTGAAGACCTCGTGGCCGGACATCGCGAAGATGGACGCAACCGGACTCCGCCAACTTCTCGAACGTGGTCGGCATTGGGAAGCCGCCCACGATCCAGATGGCCAACTCCAGCCACGTTCCAAGCGCCACGACGACATGACCATCGCCGTCGCCTTGCCGTAA
- a CDS encoding ADP-ribosylglycohydrolase family protein, translated as MSFDGRSLALMSLRGLAVGDAFGSCFDDPINYGALGERRVLPGPWLWTDDTQMACSIFAVLSEHGRIGQDALAQSFAEHYDIYRRYGPGTSRILRLIRQKGYHWRELAQQARDGRGSWGNGAAMRVAPLGAWFADDIDRVVIEARASAEVTHAHPDAVAGAVAVAIAAALSAAKPQLHGAELLDTVAAHMPDGPVRDRLRHAESIDDSGTAAEELGVGHDTSALDTVPFGLWVVAHHGHDFADACWTAVAAGGDIDTTCAIIGGILGARATSDGIPLDWLERCEPLPEWAITLTR; from the coding sequence ATGAGCTTTGATGGCCGATCACTGGCGCTGATGTCGCTGCGGGGCCTGGCGGTGGGGGACGCGTTCGGGTCGTGTTTCGACGATCCGATCAACTATGGCGCGCTTGGGGAGCGGAGAGTGCTGCCCGGTCCGTGGTTGTGGACCGACGACACTCAGATGGCGTGTTCGATCTTCGCAGTCCTGAGTGAACACGGCCGAATCGGTCAGGACGCGTTGGCCCAATCGTTCGCCGAGCACTACGACATCTATCGCCGATACGGCCCCGGAACGAGTCGGATCCTGCGGCTGATCCGCCAAAAGGGTTATCACTGGCGCGAACTCGCCCAACAAGCGCGCGACGGCCGCGGGTCCTGGGGAAATGGTGCCGCGATGCGGGTAGCGCCGCTGGGCGCGTGGTTCGCCGACGACATCGATCGGGTTGTCATTGAGGCTAGGGCTTCGGCGGAGGTCACTCATGCCCACCCCGATGCCGTGGCCGGGGCAGTCGCGGTGGCAATTGCTGCCGCCTTATCCGCGGCGAAACCGCAACTACATGGTGCCGAACTCCTCGATACGGTCGCCGCTCACATGCCCGACGGGCCTGTCCGAGACAGGCTCAGGCATGCGGAGTCCATCGACGATTCTGGCACTGCCGCTGAGGAATTGGGCGTCGGCCACGACACCTCTGCGCTCGATACCGTGCCCTTCGGCCTCTGGGTCGTCGCCCACCACGGGCATGATTTCGCCGACGCATGCTGGACGGCCGTTGCCGCCGGCGGTGATATCGATACCACCTGTGCGATCATCGGCGGGATCCTCGGTGCCCGCGCAACCTCCGATGGCATACCGCTCGACTGGCTCGAACGTTGCGAACCGCTACCTGAATGGGCGATCACGCTCACAAGATGA
- a CDS encoding DUF4189 domain-containing protein → MIFVIKMFHTGRFQMTISRKMALASVLSAAATLSIVGGGTASAEGDDLYGAIAISKNAVLQLDKSGWATNFPDAASAEAAALDACGTSKCTVVLTFQNTCAALVKRTGRPGWAIAPSQVQAEKNAFGSLGPDEPLSSLSGTLETGSVVRSGCTSNAR, encoded by the coding sequence ATGATCTTCGTGATCAAGATGTTTCACACGGGGAGATTTCAGATGACAATTTCGCGCAAGATGGCACTCGCGAGTGTGCTGTCAGCGGCTGCCACGCTTTCCATCGTCGGCGGCGGCACCGCCAGCGCCGAAGGCGACGACCTCTACGGCGCTATCGCGATTTCCAAGAACGCCGTTCTGCAACTCGACAAGAGCGGGTGGGCGACCAACTTCCCGGACGCGGCTTCTGCGGAAGCTGCTGCGCTCGACGCGTGCGGTACCTCCAAGTGCACTGTTGTCCTGACATTCCAGAACACCTGCGCAGCTCTGGTGAAGCGCACAGGACGGCCCGGCTGGGCTATCGCGCCGAGTCAGGTCCAGGCGGAAAAGAACGCATTCGGTTCGCTCGGTCCCGATGAGCCGCTGTCGTCGCTGAGCGGCACGCTCGAAACCGGTTCCGTCGTCCGGTCGGGCTGCACCTCGAACGCTCGATAG
- a CDS encoding IS110 family transposase: protein MTIIIGMDPHKRSATIEIIDTTGRVLTGGRYATDTAGYTEMLSAGRMFVDRVWAVEGCNGIGRHLAHRLVHDGETVIDVPAKLSAQVRVFATGNGRKTDTVDAHSVALAALHARNLRRVEADPDLIVLGMLADRRDELGRARTETLCRLHRLLLELIPGGAKTFLSSRQARDLIAPITPLDAATRVRLRLVVELIEDLETIDRKTRAADKELRQLVTDRGSALMELHGIGPSSAARLLADTGDIRRFRDRDRFASWNGTAPLDASSGDQQRHRLSRAGNRKINRVLHIMAIVQLRNRTAGRLYYDGRKAGGKTSMEALRALKRRLSNVVYARMLADQRRREWAGPGG from the coding sequence ATGACCATCATCATCGGAATGGATCCACACAAACGCTCGGCCACCATCGAAATCATCGACACGACCGGAAGGGTCCTGACCGGCGGCCGGTATGCCACCGACACCGCCGGATACACCGAAATGCTCTCTGCGGGAAGGATGTTCGTCGATCGGGTCTGGGCTGTCGAGGGTTGCAACGGCATCGGGCGCCACCTGGCGCATCGGCTGGTCCACGACGGTGAGACCGTGATCGACGTGCCCGCGAAACTGTCGGCGCAGGTGAGGGTGTTCGCGACCGGCAACGGCCGCAAAACCGATACGGTCGACGCCCACTCGGTCGCGCTCGCCGCACTGCACGCACGGAATCTGCGACGGGTCGAAGCCGATCCGGATCTGATCGTGCTGGGTATGCTCGCCGATCGTCGCGACGAACTCGGTCGTGCCCGCACCGAAACTCTGTGCCGACTCCACCGGCTGCTGCTGGAGCTGATTCCCGGTGGCGCCAAGACCTTCCTGTCATCGCGGCAGGCCCGCGACCTGATCGCCCCGATCACGCCGCTGGATGCCGCAACAAGGGTCCGGCTGCGGTTGGTCGTGGAGTTGATCGAGGATCTGGAAACCATCGACCGCAAGACCAGGGCCGCGGACAAGGAGTTGCGGCAGCTGGTCACCGACCGCGGTTCGGCCTTGATGGAGTTACACGGGATCGGACCGTCCTCGGCGGCGCGGCTGTTGGCCGACACCGGCGACATCCGCCGCTTCCGGGACCGGGACCGATTCGCGTCCTGGAACGGCACCGCACCACTGGATGCGTCTTCGGGAGATCAACAGCGACACCGGCTTTCCCGAGCTGGAAACCGCAAGATCAACCGAGTGTTGCACATCATGGCTATTGTCCAACTCCGCAACCGCACTGCAGGCCGGCTCTATTACGACGGCCGCAAAGCGGGTGGGAAGACCTCGATGGAAGCGCTGCGCGCCCTCAAACGACGACTGTCGAACGTCGTCTACGCGCGGATGCTCGCTGATCAGCGGCGGCGTGAATGGGCAGGCCCGGGAGGGTAA